From one Oncorhynchus clarkii lewisi isolate Uvic-CL-2024 chromosome 6, UVic_Ocla_1.0, whole genome shotgun sequence genomic stretch:
- the LOC139411374 gene encoding cytoplasmic dynein 1 light intermediate chain 2-like isoform X1 translates to MAPVLEKKLLGAAGAGDNMENSNEDEEGQNLWTSILSEVSTRSSSKLPSGKNILVFGEDGSGKTTIMAKLQGAEHNKKGRGLEYLYLNVHDEDIDDLTRCNVWILDGDLYHKGLLKFAVTAESLNDSLAVFVADMSRPWTIMESLQKWASVLRDHVDKLKIPPEEMREMEQRMVKAFQEYTEPEGADQASPQRRAPPAGGEDEGVVLPLGENVLTHNLGIPVLIVCTKCDAVSVLEKEHDFRDEHFDFIQSHIRRFCLQYGAALIYTSVKEEKNLDLFYKYIVHKIYDFQFTTPALVVEKDAIVIPSGWDNEKKIAILHENFTTVRPEDPFEDFIMKPPVRKLVHDKEVNAEDEQVFLMKQQSLLAKQPATPTRGATESPGRTASGSPRPTGRTGCTNVASVSPMTAVKKPDPNMKGAAANEGVLANFFNSLLSKKTGSPGSPGTGAAGAGSPGSVKKTGQKPVLTDVQAELDRMTRKPDSMVTANNTPTENEV, encoded by the exons ATGGCTCCCGTTCTGGAGAAGAAGCTCCTGGGCGCAGCCGGGGCAGGCGACAATATGGAAAATAGCAACGAAGACGAGGAAGGACAAAACCTATG GACTTCAATTCTCAGTGAGGTTTCAACACGTTCAAGTTCTAAGTTGCCATCTGGGAAGAACATATTGGTGTTTG GTGAGGATGGGTCAGGAAAGACAACGATTATGGCAAAACTCCAAGGAGCAGAGCACAATAAGAAAGGAAGAGGCCTGGAGTATCTGTATCTGAATGTCCACGATGAGGACATAGATG ACCTTACACGCTGTAACGTGTGGATCCTGGATGGGGATTTATATCACAAAGGCCTGTTAAAGTTTGCAGTGACAGCAGAGTCGCTGAACGACAGCTTGGCAGTGTTTGTGGCAGACATGTCAAGACCCTGGACCATCATGGAGTCGCTCCAGAAGTGGGCCAGCGTGCTGCGTGATCATGTGGATAAGCTCAAGATCCCGccggaggagatgagagagatggagcagaggA TGGTGAAGGCCTTCCAGGAGTACACAGAGCCGGAGGGAGCCGACCAAGCCTCTCCCCAGAGACGGGCTCCCCCTGCAGGGGGGGAAGACGAGGGCGTGGTGCTACCGCTCGGGGAAAACGTACTCACACACAACTTGGGCATTCCAGTGCTAATAGTTTGCACAAAG TGTGATGCAGTCAGTGTTTTAGAGAAGGAGCACGACTTCAGAGATGAGCACTTCGACTTCATCCAGTCCCACATCCGACGATTCTGCTTACAGT ATGGCGCTGCCTTGATTTACACATCCGTCAAAGAGGAGAAGAACCTGGACCTCTTCTATAAATACATAGTGCACAAAATATACGACTTCCAGTTCACCACGCCTGCCTTAGTGGTGGAGAAGGATGCTATTGTAAT TCCATCTGGATGGGACAATGAGAAGAAGATTGCAATTTTGCATGAAAATTTCACAACGGTGAGACCTGAAGACCCCTTTGAAGACTTCATCATGAAGCCTCCAGTACGGAAG CTGGTTCATGATAAGGAGGTAAACGCAGAGGACGAGCAGGTTTTCCTTATGAAGCAACag TCTTTGCTGGCCAAGCAGCCGGCCACACCAACAAGAGGAGCAACA GAATCTCCTGGACGGACTGCTTCTGGCTCTCCTCGACCCACTGGCCGTACAGGCTGTACCAATGTGGCCAGCGTCTCGCCAATGACCGCGGTCAAGAAACCTGACCCCAACATGAAGG GAGCAGCAGCAAACGAGGGAGTGCTGGCCAACTTCTTTAACAGCCTTTTGAGTAAAAAGACTGGGTCCCCTGGGAGTCCAGGCACCGGAGCTGCAGGAGCAGGATCTCCAGGATCTGTCAAGAAAACAG GGCAGAAGCCGGTTTTGACTGACGTCCAGGCAGAGTTGGATAGAATGACTCGCAAACCGGACTCCATGGTTACAGCTAACAACACACCAACAGAGAACGAAGTGTGA
- the LOC139411374 gene encoding cytoplasmic dynein 1 light intermediate chain 2-like isoform X2 — MAPVLEKKLLGAAGAGDNMENSNEDEEGQNLWTSILSEVSTRSSSKLPSGKNILVFGEDGSGKTTIMAKLQGAEHNKKGRGLEYLYLNVHDEDIDDLTRCNVWILDGDLYHKGLLKFAVTAESLNDSLAVFVADMSRPWTIMESLQKWASVLRDHVDKLKIPPEEMREMEQRMVKAFQEYTEPEGADQASPQRRAPPAGGEDEGVVLPLGENVLTHNLGIPVLIVCTKCDAVSVLEKEHDFRDEHFDFIQSHIRRFCLQYGAALIYTSVKEEKNLDLFYKYIVHKIYDFQFTTPALVVEKDAIVIPSGWDNEKKIAILHENFTTVRPEDPFEDFIMKPPVRKLVHDKEVNAEDEQVFLMKQQSLLAKQPATPTRGATESPGRTASGSPRPTGRTGCTNVASVSPMTAVKKPDPNMKGAAANEGVLANFFNSLLSKKTGSPGSPGTGAAGAGSPGSVKKTEAGFD, encoded by the exons ATGGCTCCCGTTCTGGAGAAGAAGCTCCTGGGCGCAGCCGGGGCAGGCGACAATATGGAAAATAGCAACGAAGACGAGGAAGGACAAAACCTATG GACTTCAATTCTCAGTGAGGTTTCAACACGTTCAAGTTCTAAGTTGCCATCTGGGAAGAACATATTGGTGTTTG GTGAGGATGGGTCAGGAAAGACAACGATTATGGCAAAACTCCAAGGAGCAGAGCACAATAAGAAAGGAAGAGGCCTGGAGTATCTGTATCTGAATGTCCACGATGAGGACATAGATG ACCTTACACGCTGTAACGTGTGGATCCTGGATGGGGATTTATATCACAAAGGCCTGTTAAAGTTTGCAGTGACAGCAGAGTCGCTGAACGACAGCTTGGCAGTGTTTGTGGCAGACATGTCAAGACCCTGGACCATCATGGAGTCGCTCCAGAAGTGGGCCAGCGTGCTGCGTGATCATGTGGATAAGCTCAAGATCCCGccggaggagatgagagagatggagcagaggA TGGTGAAGGCCTTCCAGGAGTACACAGAGCCGGAGGGAGCCGACCAAGCCTCTCCCCAGAGACGGGCTCCCCCTGCAGGGGGGGAAGACGAGGGCGTGGTGCTACCGCTCGGGGAAAACGTACTCACACACAACTTGGGCATTCCAGTGCTAATAGTTTGCACAAAG TGTGATGCAGTCAGTGTTTTAGAGAAGGAGCACGACTTCAGAGATGAGCACTTCGACTTCATCCAGTCCCACATCCGACGATTCTGCTTACAGT ATGGCGCTGCCTTGATTTACACATCCGTCAAAGAGGAGAAGAACCTGGACCTCTTCTATAAATACATAGTGCACAAAATATACGACTTCCAGTTCACCACGCCTGCCTTAGTGGTGGAGAAGGATGCTATTGTAAT TCCATCTGGATGGGACAATGAGAAGAAGATTGCAATTTTGCATGAAAATTTCACAACGGTGAGACCTGAAGACCCCTTTGAAGACTTCATCATGAAGCCTCCAGTACGGAAG CTGGTTCATGATAAGGAGGTAAACGCAGAGGACGAGCAGGTTTTCCTTATGAAGCAACag TCTTTGCTGGCCAAGCAGCCGGCCACACCAACAAGAGGAGCAACA GAATCTCCTGGACGGACTGCTTCTGGCTCTCCTCGACCCACTGGCCGTACAGGCTGTACCAATGTGGCCAGCGTCTCGCCAATGACCGCGGTCAAGAAACCTGACCCCAACATGAAGG GAGCAGCAGCAAACGAGGGAGTGCTGGCCAACTTCTTTAACAGCCTTTTGAGTAAAAAGACTGGGTCCCCTGGGAGTCCAGGCACCGGAGCTGCAGGAGCAGGATCTCCAGGATCTGTCAAGAAAACAG AAGCCGGTTTTGACTGA